Genomic window (Longimicrobiales bacterium):
CCTCGGCTAGGCCGAATGGATCTTCGCAGGTTCGTCGACCTCTACGTCGCGGAGACGCACGAGAACATAAGACTGCTGCAGCGCAGTCTCGTGGCGCTGGAGACGGATGCGACCGACGCGGCCATCGCGGAGGCGTTCCGTGCGGCGCACACGTTGAAGGGCATATCGGCCGCCATGGGTTACACGACCGTGGCCGACATGGCCCACCGTCTCGAGGACCGCCTCGACGGCATCCGCGCCGGGACACTGAGCGCCGACGGCGCTGTCGTGGACGCGCTGCTGGCCGCGGCGGACGAGCTCGAGGATGCGATCGGCGACGCAATCCGCACCGGCCCTTCGCCCGTAGATGGCGCGGCCGCACCCGGCGCCGGAGCTGAGACGCGTACCGGTTCCAGTGCGCCGGCACCTGCGGGCACGGTCCTGATCGCTCATGTGCGCCTGCGCGCTGACGCGCCGATCAAGAGTGCGCGCGCATCACTGGTCATGCGGGCTCTCGGCGATGCCGCCGGTATACTCGGGTCGGACCCGGAACAGTTCGACGACGATTTCGACGGGTATCTGCGCATTTTCCTCGCTGCTTCAGCCGACGCCGCGGCAGCGGAGTCCGCGATCCGGTCCGCGGGCGAGGTCGACACGGTCGAGATCGCGGCGCCGGTGGCCGGCCCGGCGCCTGAGGGCACCGGGAACGGCATGTCGACGGCACCGGTGCGGCAGGTGCGCGTGGATGCTCGGCGGCTGGACGGGCTCGCAGATGGTCTGGGTGAGCTGTCGGTCCTGTATGCCCGTCTGCAGCGCGCCGGTGTTCCCACGCAGGTGGGCGATATGGTGGACCGGCTGGGCACGGTGCTGGGCGAGCTGGATCACGAGATGCGCGCGCTGCGGATGGTGCCCGTGCGCGAGGTGTTCGAACGACTACCGCGTGTGATGCGTGACGCAGCGCGCTCCGTAGGGCGGGACGTGGATCTGGTTCTGGAGGGGGATGATGTCGAGCTGGATCGCTCGATTCTCGACGAGATCGGCGAGCCTCTCGTCCATCTGCTCCGGAACGCTGTGGACCACGGCATCGAGAGTCCGGCCGACCGCCGCCGGGCGGGCAAGCCGCCCCGCGGCCGCATCCGTGTATCGGCCGAACGGGAGCGGGGCAGTGTCCGTATCGTCATCGAGGATGACGGTCGTGGCGTGTCCGCCGAGCGCATGGCGGACAAGGCACGCAGTGCCGGGGTCTACGACCGCGCGGAGCCGCCCGCGACGGACGAGGAGCTGTTCAGGCTGATGAGCATGCCCGGTCTCTCGACCGCCTCGGAAGTCAGCGCGGTATCGGGGCGCGGTGTGGGCATGGACGTCGTCGTGAATCGGGTGCGGGCGCTCGGCGGCGCGATCGACATGCGCACGAATGCCGGTACGGGCACGACGTTCCGGATGCGGCTGCCGAACACGCTGGCGGTCGCACAGGCGCTGCGCATACGCGTCGGCGGCGAAGACTACGCAATACCGCTTACGCACGTATCGGAGGCCATCGAGCTGGACGAGGCGGCGCTGAACGGGGC
Coding sequences:
- a CDS encoding chemotaxis protein CheW yields the protein MDLRRFVDLYVAETHENIRLLQRSLVALETDATDAAIAEAFRAAHTLKGISAAMGYTTVADMAHRLEDRLDGIRAGTLSADGAVVDALLAAADELEDAIGDAIRTGPSPVDGAAAPGAGAETRTGSSAPAPAGTVLIAHVRLRADAPIKSARASLVMRALGDAAGILGSDPEQFDDDFDGYLRIFLAASADAAAAESAIRSAGEVDTVEIAAPVAGPAPEGTGNGMSTAPVRQVRVDARRLDGLADGLGELSVLYARLQRAGVPTQVGDMVDRLGTVLGELDHEMRALRMVPVREVFERLPRVMRDAARSVGRDVDLVLEGDDVELDRSILDEIGEPLVHLLRNAVDHGIESPADRRRAGKPPRGRIRVSAERERGSVRIVIEDDGRGVSAERMADKARSAGVYDRAEPPATDEELFRLMSMPGLSTASEVSAVSGRGVGMDVVVNRVRALGGAIDMRTNAGTGTTFRMRLPNTLAVAQALRIRVGGEDYAIPLTHVSEAIELDEAALNGAGDLLRVRSYSVPLVRLRRVLRVQAEGRESAAVIAEIGDRRAALAVDELVGREQILVRTFDAVRGMLPFFSGATLLADGRPALVLDPLSMI